A genome region from Ottowia testudinis includes the following:
- a CDS encoding DUF736 domain-containing protein — protein MANIGTFTADKDGFTGQLRTLTLNVKAKLVPNDKGENESAPDFRLQTDGHDFGAAWRKTSEAGRDYLSVAIDDPSFPATVYARLIEGENGTHDLIWSRSKPKVA, from the coding sequence ATGGCTAACATCGGCACCTTCACCGCAGACAAAGACGGCTTCACCGGCCAGCTTCGCACCCTGACCCTCAACGTCAAGGCCAAGCTGGTTCCCAACGACAAGGGCGAGAACGAAAGCGCCCCGGACTTCCGCCTTCAGACGGACGGTCACGACTTCGGCGCGGCGTGGAGGAAAACCAGCGAGGCCGGGCGGGATTACCTGTCGGTGGCCATCGACGATCCTTCGTTCCCTGCAACGGTCTATGCCCGCCTGATCGAAGGCGAGAACGGCACGCACGACCTGATCTGGTCGCGCAGCAAGCCCAAGGTGGCCTGA
- a CDS encoding helix-turn-helix domain-containing protein: MQKRTVQRGRPAGSTTHDAELAHAFGTAVRALRMERGIAQESLAHQAGIERSHMGKVERGEHMPTLALIFKIAGALECSTAVLMSEAESQLAAAAQP; this comes from the coding sequence ATGCAGAAGCGCACCGTCCAGCGCGGCCGACCGGCCGGCTCCACCACCCATGACGCCGAGTTGGCCCACGCCTTCGGCACAGCGGTGCGTGCGCTGCGGATGGAGCGCGGCATCGCGCAGGAATCGCTGGCGCACCAGGCCGGCATCGAGCGTTCGCACATGGGCAAGGTCGAGCGCGGCGAACACATGCCCACGCTGGCGCTTATCTTCAAGATCGCCGGCGCGCTCGAATGCAGCACGGCAGTGCTGATGAGCGAGGCTGAAAGCCAGCTCGCGGCAGCGGCCCAGCCGTAG